CATCTCCGCACTCCCTCCGCCCGTGTCAACGGGATCAGGTTCCAGGGTGTGTCTCAATCCAACGGCACCACTGAAGCGGTGCCCTACAGGTAGGGCGCCCCTGTATGGGGCGCCGCCGGATACCCCTGGCGGTTCCGTCCAAGTTATCACGACAGCTCGGAGCGGTGGGCAATGGCAAACCTCATCAGCGCATTCGCGCCCCGCAGGTTGAGCTTCTCGGCAATATTGGCGCGGTGGTGCTCCACGGTCCGATGACTGATGAACATGAGCTCACCGATCTCGCGGCTGGTCTGCCCCTGGGCCACGCGCGCCAGCACGTCGCGCTCGGTGGGCGTCAGCTCCTCCAGCCCGGGTGTGGTCGCGGCGAGTGCCGTGGCGCGACTCCGCCTCGACACGAGCAAGCTCGACAATTGAGGACTCACGTAGTGGTGGCCGGCATGCACCTGGCGGACGCAATCAAGAATCTCGGTGACCGCGGCATCCTTCAGCACATAACCCAGCAATCCTGAATCAAGTGCCCGGTGCACCAGCGCCGGCTTGCGATGGGCGGTCAGCAGCACGGGCTTCACCGGCAATCGGGCTTGCTGGATGGCAAGGGCGACGGCGATTCCGTCCTGGCCTGGCATTTCCAGATCGAGCACGGCCACGTCGGGGACCAACGCGTGAATCTGCTCCAGAGCCGTCGTCCCGTTGTCGGCCTCGGCCACCACGGTGACATCGGGCGACGCATCAAGCACCGACCGCAGGCCCATGCGGATCAACGGATGGTCGTCGGCAAGCAGCACGCGGATCCGGACGGCGCCGCTCACATCGGACTCCCGGCCATCGGCACTTCGGCGGCCACCACCGTGCCCTTGCCCGGCGCTGATTCAATCGCCAGGCGGCCGCCAATCATGGCGATTCGCTCCGACATGCCAAACAGCCCGAACCCGCCAGCGCCGCCACGCCGGGCCGCCATTTCGCCCGGCTCGAACCCATCGCCATCGTCCTGCACCCGCACGCGGACGACCGACGCGTCTGCTTCGAGCGTGAC
This region of Vicinamibacterales bacterium genomic DNA includes:
- a CDS encoding response regulator transcription factor, whose amino-acid sequence is MSGAVRIRVLLADDHPLIRMGLRSVLDASPDVTVVAEADNGTTALEQIHALVPDVAVLDLEMPGQDGIAVALAIQQARLPVKPVLLTAHRKPALVHRALDSGLLGYVLKDAAVTEILDCVRQVHAGHHYVSPQLSSLLVSRRSRATALAATTPGLEELTPTERDVLARVAQGQTSREIGELMFISHRTVEHHRANIAEKLNLRGANALMRFAIAHRSELS